One stretch of Podospora pseudoanserina strain CBS 124.78 chromosome 4, whole genome shotgun sequence DNA includes these proteins:
- a CDS encoding hypothetical protein (COG:S; EggNog:ENOG503PD7Q; antiSMASH:Cluster_2), producing MSSEPSLCTACKGLVHRLATEPSTEPEDYAVVAESFLKLEDSCAAGCPLCRLIRQKLVHDAFTTTKSFQDFRSVSAPIHVEFDENTIWVYSPAQDELGYTVQATLYRRPEEKSDDGVDDLRLKPKREIDDTENGMIHSLQNDEGLEAVAAIARDWISNCLNRHMRCSMLATLDQSGHRAVPILPTRVIDVGGKPGAPKPRLVVQDGTPIQAEYFTLSYSWGGGVAAGTKLTPSNLETMQQGIDMASLPKTIQDAIIFTKKMGLVRYLWVDALCIIQQSNDASDDHTHKADWALECANFGRYYTGSLCTLAATGSLSSDEGLFLDRPGLDYPANTYTIQRHTQTGQPESLVIEPSLPSWISCISKGPLTSRGWAMQERAMSPRILHFTVHAVFWECAELSANEFQTEKLSNRIGWPRLPGEELLSQRWLSEQSAEQQLHNSWYDLAVFYSGCQFTFPSDRLPALSGMAKKVWAMCAEGPEANLCLQQPKYYAGLWEGTIQRAIAWYSVWRVNRTLRYTHRSHQRDGYIAPSWSWACLRDDHLQVRFAQSHQPGFAVYDDEGPRKICTEWKFPLEIMDIKVEHTGPDPMGGVSYGKFRVNGMLARVIGVEREMTPSDRGHIFEFFRTSSSGEEHKLRIHLDSLVDRHEDGEKYIFPYKHFHCLLVAFADEDTSGDEDLKLVGTQRVTTAALALRATGITTDGVEEYTRIGLVFAEREVLFGEAVKTVVDIV from the coding sequence ATGTCCTCAGAACCATCTCTTTGCACTGCCTGTAAGGGCCTTGTCCATCGTTTGGCCACCGAGCCTAGTACTGAGCCCGAAGACTACGCCGTGGTAGCTGAAAGCTTCCTCAAACTCGAAGACTCTTGCGCGGCCGGATGCCCACTGTGCAGACTTATCCGACAAAAGCTTGTGCATGACGCATTCACGACCACCAAAAGCTTTCAGGACTTTCGCTCTGTCTCTGCGCCGATTCATGTCGAGTTTGATGAAAATACGATCTGGGTATACTCACCGGCCCAAGATGAACTTGGTTACACGGTACAGGCTACTTTGTACCGCAGGCCAGAAGAAAAATccgatgatggtgtggaCGATCTCCGTCTGAAGCCTAAAAGGGAGATTGATGATACGGAAAACGGCATGATACACTCGCTTCAGAACGATGAGGGGCTGGAAGCCGTGGCTGCTATAGCGCGTGATTGGATATCGAACTGCTTGAACCGTCACATGCGCTGCTCTATGCTTGCTACCTTGGATCAGTCCGGTCACCGTGCTGTGCCAATACTACCTACCCGGGTGATCGATGTGGGAGGTAAACCAGGGGCTCCAAAGCCTCGACTGGTAGTCCAGGACGGCACTCCGATCCAAGCGGAATACTTTACGTTGAGTTAcagttggggtggtggagtagCAGCCGGGACAAAACTGACTCCAAGTAATCTCGAGACCATGCAGCAAGGGATCGATATGGCAAGCCTCCCCAAGACCATCCAAGACGCCATCATCTTTACAAAGAAAATGGGTCTGGTACGTTACCTATGGGTTGATGCTCTCTGTATAATTCAGCAAAGCAACGATGCCTCAGACGACCATACTCATAAAGCAGATTGGGCGTTGGAATGTGCCAACTTTGGCCGGTATTACACCGGCTCCTTGTGCACGCTGGCCGCCACGGGCTCATTGTCATCAGACGAGGGCTTGTTCTTGGACAGACCGGGCCTCGACTACCCGGCAAACACCTACACAATACAGCGTCACACCCAAACTGGTCAGCCGGAGTCATTGGTGATTGAACCATCACTCCCCAGCTGGATCTCGTGCATCAGTAAGGGGCCCTTGACATCGCGTGGGTGGGCCATGCAGGAACGCGCCATGTCACCGAGAATTCTTCACTTCACAGTACATGCCGTTTTCTGGGAGTGTGCCGAGCTCAGCGCCAATGAATTTCAAACAGAAAAGTTGAGCAACCGCATTGGATGGCCACGTCTTCCGGGTGAGGAACTCCTCAGCCAGCGTTGGCTATCAGAGCAATCAGCCGAACAGCAGCTCCACAACTCCTGGTACGATTTGGCTGTTTTTTACTCTGGTTGCCAGTTCACCTTTCCTTCCGACCGGCTTCCAGCACTATCTGGCATGGCAAAGAAAGTCTGGGCCATGTGTGCTGAAGGTCCCGAGGCGAACCTTTGTTTACAGCAACCCAAGTACTATGCTGGGTTATGGGAAGGCACTATCCAGCGCGCCATTGCATGGTACAGCGTTTGGCGTGTCAACCGTACTCTCAGATACACCCATCGTTCACACCAAAGAGACGGATATATTGCCCCCTCCTGGTCCTGGGCTTGCCTTCGGGATGACCACCTGCAAGTTCGCTTTGCCCAAAGCCATCAGCCTGGCTTTGCTGTGTACGATGACGAGGGCCCACGTAAGATATGTACAGAGTGGAAGTTTCCACTTGAAATCATGGACATCAAGGTTGAACATACCGGACCCGATCCGATGGGAGGCGTGAGCTATGGAAAGTTCCGGGTCAATGGAATGTTAGCCCGTGTAATTGGGGTTGAAAGGGAGATGACTCCCTCTGATCGCGGCCATATTTTTGAATTTTTCAGGACAAGTAGCTCGGGCGAAGAGCACAAGCTTCGGATACATCTCGACAGTCTGGTCGACCGCCATGAAGACGGTGAAAAATACATTTTCCCATACAAACACTTTCACTGTTTGTTGGTTGCGTTTGCGGACGAGGACACGTCGGGCGACGAAGACTTGAAGTTGGTCGGCACTCAACGCGTCACGACAGCAGCATTGGCACTGCGAGCCACAGGCATCACCacggatggtgttgaggaatATACTAGAATAGGGTTGGTGTTTGCCGAGAGGGAAGTGTTATTCGGAGAGGCGGTCAAGACAGTGGTGGATATTGTTTAA
- a CDS encoding hypothetical protein (EggNog:ENOG503P6CW; COG:S; antiSMASH:Cluster_2), whose product MSSPLREQIITTAKAWVKAHNDRDAQAIKSLASPDFTAHFHPASLPPQGDKDAEGYAAFQAQAFPLFATYHAELVDTVVDETQLKAVVYLNSNGTAAVPGVTEPYKNQYVHKLTLTEDAKLVRVFDSFVDSAGMLGFMGKVFAATGGAPEGGK is encoded by the coding sequence atgtCATCCCCCCTCCGCGAGCaaatcatcaccacagccAAAGCCTGGGTAAAGGCTCATAACGACCGTGACGCCCAGGCCATCAAgtccctcgcctcccccgacTTCACCGCCCACTTCCATCCTGCCTCGCTCCCTCCCCAGGGCGACAAAGACGCAGAAGGGTACGCCGCCTTCCAGGCCCAGGCCTTCCCTCTCTTCGCGACTTACCACGCCGAGCTCGTCGACACTGTGGTTGACGAGACCCAGCTCAAGGCGGTGGTCtacctcaacagcaacggcacCGCAGCCGTGCCCGGTGTCACCGAGCCGTACAAGAACCAGTATGTGCACAAGCTGACCTTGACCGAGGACGCCaagttggtgagggtgtttgATTCTTTTGTTGATAGCGCGGGGATGTTGGGTTTTATGGGGAAGGTGTTTGCTGCCACTGGGGGGGCGCCTGAGGGTGGGAAGTAA
- a CDS encoding hypothetical protein (SMCOG1199:NmrA family protein; COG:S; EggNog:ENOG503PAIR; antiSMASH:Cluster_2), translating into MVLTRMQGNRAEPRHPLYLPTAFLSGYKIAWKGTWVRGVCVSERWPLFGKAGMHQRGTLISQPSCGRVQAPPRWLVFPLTAYRLTWKLTYGIECNQPAICCSQWKNRTQYLGHSCSRHNAYLPFTSCTMASQTHSVFVSGVTGNIGGAVAKLLREQHGWDVKSTVRDPDSPGAKALAALGVQLLPGSWDDIPSLVDAMYGIDKLFVCTATHVEDPGLEQVHAVNIVRAAQSVGSIKQVVICTSVGVFSHQEGDKAQHSTFFDKVMTAKRAGERAVTEDSPWKWTILRPAIFMTNFLAPQVDYFSPGFRASGVWRSTMTSETPLALVLPEDIAKIAVAVFGQDEKYHGRVLGVAGDVLTVEDALAQLGEKTKRSYTPYYMSDDEIEEQKESLCFTVAEKSLRHMADNIDLDELRSMADLTSFKGFLEKQEELVKLAYSG; encoded by the coding sequence ATGGTGCTTACGAGAATGCAAGGTAACCGTGCTGAACCGCGCCACCCACTCTATCTACCGACGGCGTTTCTATCAGGGTACAAAATCGCCTGGAAAGGTACTTGGGTgaggggtgtgtgtgtttcAGAGCGATGGCCTTTGTTTGGTAAGGCTGGGATGCACCAACGGGGCACCCTGATAAGCCAACCATCATGCGGTAGAGTCCAGGCCCCTCCTCGGTGGTTAGTGTTCCCCCTAACCGCATATCGATTAACCTGGAAGCTTACCTACGGTATTGAATGCAACCAACCCGCTATATGTTGTAGTCAGTGGAAAAACAGAACACAATACCTCGGGCACTCTTGTTCTAGACACAACGCATACCTACCCTTTACAAGCTGCACCATGGCATCACAGACACATTCCGTTTTTGTTTCCGGCGTCACCGGCAATATTGGAGGCGCTGTGGCAAAACTGCTGCGAGAACAGCATGGATGGGACGTCAAGTCCACAGTTCGCGATCCCGATTCTCCTGGAGCAAAGGCTCTGGCAGCCCTTGGTGTGCAACTTCTTCCAGGCAGCTGGGACGATATTCCCTCTTTGGTGGATGCCATGTATGGCATCGACAAGTTGTTTGTCTGCACAGCCACACACGTTGAGGATCCAGGCCTGGAGCAGGTCCACGCCGTCAATATTGTGCGCGCTGCTCAGTCCGTCGGCAGCATCAAGCAGGTTGTCATATGTACATCGGTCGGTGTCTTCTCTCACCAGGAGGGGGACAAGGCGCAGCACAGCACATTCTTCGACAAGGTCATGACGGCAAAGAGGGCCGGCGAGCGAGCAGTCACCGAAGACTCTCCCTGGAAGTGGACGATACTTCGTCCAGCCATCTTCATGACCAATTTCCTCGCCCCTCAGGTCGACTATTTCAGTCCAGGATTCCGGGCATCGGGTGTTTGGCGAAGCACCATGACATCGGAAACACCACTTGCCCTTGTCCTCCCCGAAGATATTGCCAAGATTGCCGTCGCAGTGTTTGGGCAAGACGAAAAGTATCATGGCCGAGTCTTGGGTGTTGCGGGCGACGTGCTCACGGTGGAGGACGCGTTGGCCCAGCTGGGGGAAAAAACAAAGCGGTCTTACACGCCATATTACATGTCAGATgatgagattgaggagcagaaggagtCCCTGTGTTTTACCGTTGCTGAAAAGTCTTTGCGTCACATGGCCGATAACATTGACCTTGATGAGTTAAGGTCCATGGCCGACCTGACTAGCTTCAAGGGATTTTTGGAGAAGCAAGAGGAGCTGGTGAAGCTCGCCTATAGCGGCTAG
- a CDS encoding hypothetical protein (SMCOG1005:Drug resistance transporter; SMCOG1005: EmrB/QacA; COG:U; antiSMASH:Cluster_2; EggNog:ENOG503NY96) encodes MEKQHVMVDPEYSAEPHTDPSLGDKSPDMTTVDVANGTLANNGSKPPSLADENNHNTPWDEKSQYLTGLKLVMVVSCMCLACFLMLIDTMVVSTAIPRITDEFNSLADIGWYATAYQFGSAAPQPLSGKVFAHFNNRFSFLAFFLIFELGSALCGAAVSSTMLIVGRAIAGVGAAGIINGALIIISCSVPMEKRPGLIGIVMGFNQLGLVIGPLIGGAFTSYSTWRWCFYINLPIGALVVLALFLFPIPEQSAKPPAMKVLVKLHKYLDLVGFCLFAPAVLQLILALSFGGVTYPWNSSQVIGLFCGAAATFLVWLLWNRHKGPDALLPPAMLARTAVWTSGLYQAFLMAAVYGAIFFLPIYFQAINNASPLLSGVYLLPTILPQLLMAASSGALIMAIGYVIPLATMSTVLLSVASGLYSLLRPGSPTGWWVGFQVLAGVGSGLGLQVAIIAIQAVVTGEELSSAMAFIVFTQSLGPAIVLTLCQLIFYSSLRVEIPREAPDADTEAVIAAGATGFRAIVPPDVLPGVLEAYANSINKVFYLVAAIAASCGLVLWGMGWKDLRKKPDGDGETADKEMGAPESQVSGGDNKGVE; translated from the exons ATGGAGAAGCAGCATGTCATGGTGGACCCTGAGTATTCCGCCGAGCCACATACCGACCCGTCACTTGGCGACAAGTCTCCAGACATGACGACAGTTGATGTCGCTAATGGGACTTTGGCCAACAATGGCTCCAAACCACCTTCTTTGGCCGACGAAAACAATCACAACACACCATGGGATGAGAAAAGTCAGTATCTAACAGGCCTCAAGCTTGTTATGGTGGTTTCTTGTATGTGTTTGGCGTGTTTTCTCATGTTGATCGATACAATGGTGGTTAGCACC GCTATACCTCGCATAACAGATGAGTTCAACTCGCTTGCAGACATTGGCTGGTATGCGACGGCGTACCAGTTCGGGAG CGCAGCTCCACAGCCTCTGTCAGGCAAAGTGTTTGCACACTTCAACAACAGATTCTCGTTTCTTGCCTTTTTTCTCATCTTTGAGCTTGGATCGGCCCTCTGTGGTGCAGCGGTGTCTTCGACCATGTTGATTGTTGGCCGCGCAATCGCTGGTGTAGGGGCTGCGGGGATCATCAATGGTGCACTGATCATCATCTCTTGTTCCGTTCCCATGGAAAAACGCCCTG GCCTCATTGGAATTGTCATGGGAT TCAACCAACTTGGTCTGGTAATCGGACCTCTCATTGGGGGAGCGTTCACCTCTTACTCCACATGGCGATGGT GTTTCTACATCAACCTACCCATCGGCGCCCTGGTTGTTCTCGCGCtgttcctcttccccatTCCCGAACAGAGTGCCAAACCCCCAGCCATGAAGGTGCTTGTCAAGCTTCACAAATATCTCGACCTGGTAGGCTTCTGTCTGTTTGCACCAGCAGTCCTGCAGTTGATCTTGGCACTCAGCTTCGGCGGGGTGACATATCCCTGGAACTCCTCCCAAGTCATCGGGCTCTTCTGTGGCGCGGCGGCAACGTTTCTTGTCTGGCTGTTGTGGAACCGACACAAAGGACCTGACGCGTTACTGCCCCCCGCCATGCTGGCACGCACAGCAGTTTGGACTTCGGGTTTGTACCAGGCCTTTTTGATGGCGGCAGTGTACGGGGCCATATTCTTTCTGCCCATATACTTTCAGGCCATTAACAACGCCTCGCCTCTCCTGAGCGGGGTGTACCTCTTGCCGACCATCTTGCCGCAGCTGCTCATGGCGGCGTCTTCGGGAGCGTTGA TCATGGCTATCGGATACGTGATACCTCTGGCCACAATGTCCACAGTCTTGCTTTCCGTAGCCAGTGGGCTGTACTCTCTTCTCAGGCCAGGCAGCCCGACAGGCTGGTGGGTCGGCTTCCAAGTGCTGGCTGGTGTTGGGTCGGGTCTGGGACTGCAGGTG GCCATCATCGCGATCCAAGCCGTCGTGACCGGGGAGGAACTCTCCTCGGCGATGGCCTTCATCGTCTTCACCCAATCGCTGGGCCCGGCCATCGTGCTCACCCTCTGTCAACTGATCTTCTACTCGAGTCTACGGGTGGAAATCCCCAGGGAGGCGCCCGACGCCGACACGGAAGCGGTCATTGCCGCAGGCGCCACCGGGTTCCGCGCGATAGTACCGCCTGACGTTCTTCCGGGTGTGCTTGAGGCATATGCGAACAGTATTAACAAAGTATTCTACTTGGTTGCCGCCATAGCAGCTTCTTGCGGCTTGGTTCTGTGGGGAATGGGGTGGAAAGATCTACGGAAGAAGCcggacggtgatggtgagacTGCCGATAAGGAAATGGGAGCTCCTGAGAGCCAGGTTTCAGGGGGTGACAATAAAGGTGTTGAATAG
- a CDS encoding hypothetical protein (EggNog:ENOG503PAT8; antiSMASH:Cluster_2), with amino-acid sequence MSDSVPSGPPQFPPPIDPDDPGRGPLVMGLNYGFTIVAMMAVALRFYVRRKVGNRAWGWDDWLMLVAVIFQVVCECLFALSFKHGFGKHDYSIQKPDQFVEIMKWAWIAQGFGQVTSIVARLSITISLITLFGVHRWFKWFLIVLTTVQTMLGAAMLVLSYAQVRPLEALWNVLMDPAKVWRLDTKYFINLGYLTQSVYTFSDVAYVVIPVAIIWRLNMTLHRRLGLIALLAAMLFTAAMSILKTYTIHWQGDPTITDPLYRNSLQVLYANLEQTSVIIMGCVPSLRAIVNVELPFGLSRLGQSVASLLGSRRSATSKGSGLSFQKGTGSGGSGGVSSKLKSFGSSTVASRYDHDATYAGGVYQDLELGTHSLGNHDRFGTKVPVIMSVSHNVGSPGAPTPPSSGGHHGGSTDHLVPPGGGNYVVRTDQFSVQESYQGPGKAQ; translated from the coding sequence ATGTCCGACTCTGTACCAAGCGGCCCCCCTCAGTTCCCCCCGCCCATCGACCCGGATGATCCCGGCCGTGGCCCGCTGGTCATGGGCCTCAACTACGGCTTTACCATTGTGGCCATGATGGCCGTCGCCCTCCGCTTCTACGTGCGCAGGAAGGTTGGGAACCGGGCATGGGGGTGGGACGACTGGCTGATGCTGGTCGCCGTCATCTTCCAGGTCGTCTGCGAGTGCCTGTTTGCACTGTCGTTCAAGCACGGCTTCGGCAAGCATGACTACAGCATCCAGAAGCCAGACCAGTTTGTCGAGATCATGAAGTGGGCCTGGATTGCCCAGGGGTTCGGTCAGGTCACGTCGATCGTGGCGCGCCTGTCCATCACCATTTcgctcatcaccctctttgGCGTCCACCGATGGTTCAAGTGGTTCCTGATCGTGCTCACCACAGTGCAAACCATGCTTGGCGCCGCCATGCTCGTTCTTTCGTACGCTCAGGTGCGCCCGCTGGAGGCCCTGTGGAATGTGCTTATGGACCCTGCCAAGGTCTGGCGCCTCGACACAAAATACTTTATCAACCTCGGCTATCTCACACAGTCTGTGTACACTTTTTCCGACGTGGCTTATGTCGTCATCCCGGTCGCCATCATCTGGCGGCTCAACATGACACTGCACCGCCGGCTGGGCCTGATCGCCCTCTTGGCCGCCATGCTCTTCACCGCCGCCATGTCCATCCTCAAGACCTACACCATCCACTGGCAGGGAGACCCGACCATCACGGATCCGCTCTACCGCAACAGTTTGCAGGTGCTATATGCCAACCTCGAGCAGACCagcgtcatcatcatgggtTGCGTCCCGTCCCTGCGCGCCATTGTCAACGTTGAATTGCCGTTTGGGCTGTCCCGCCTCGGCCAGTCGGTGGCCAGTTTGCTGGGAAGCCGACGGTCGGCCACAAGCAAGGGCAGCGGCTTGTCCTTCCAGAAAGGGACCGGgagcggcggcagcgggggGGTCAGCTCCAAGCTCAAATCATTTGGCTCGTCGACGGTGGCGTCGAGGTATGATCATGACGCGACGTATGCCGGGGGCGTCTACCAGGATCTGGAACTCGGAACGCACAGTCTCGGGAACCATGACAGGTTCGGCACCAAGGTCCCGGTGATCATGTCTGTCAGCCACAATGTTGGTAGCCCCGGGGCTCCAACGCCCCCTTCCAGCGGAGGGCATCATGGAGGCAGCACCGATCATCTTGTGCCGCCGGGTGGTGGGAACTACGTTGTGCGGACAGATCAGTTTTCGGTTCAGGAGTCATATCAAGGTCCAGGAAAGGCGCAGTGA
- a CDS encoding hypothetical protein (SMCOG1042:O-methyltransferase; EggNog:ENOG503NVCR; COG:S; antiSMASH:Cluster_2), whose product MDAAIENIKQLASEAGHSARQPIILALTKLIYSLETPDDTVQRIGGLPLQTSVALTAVDLGLFRLLVEAEAGSTGSLTLAELAAKTGAEAALLLRLLRYLASIGLVDQVSKDAFKANHGSRNMTAKVAESGLRHYFYTCCPEYFALPDHLKRTGYKNANDETQTAWHDAFKTDKGPFTWFADKPDNMSYFNDYMAFRRGPELGWLSVYPVREQVPESWPADRPLYVNIGGNIGHQCAEFRDKFPADVLPGRVILQDLPHSIAAALATPGVENTVHDFFKPQPVRGAKFYFLRGVFHNHPDHKVKLLLKQTMDAMTEESIMLIDEIIPPAIGTGLDAAAHDITMLAAFAGAERSEEQWKGLFGEVGLRLVRTYVYNEASYESVMDVRLL is encoded by the coding sequence ATGGACGCAGCCATTGAGAACATCAAACAGCTCGCCAGCGAGGCAGGCCACAGTGCCCGACAGCCAATCATTCTTGCTCTGACCAAGCTCATATACTCTCTGGAGACTCCTGATGACACAGTCCAGCGTATTGGAGGTCTTCCTCTTCAGACATCTGTTGCCCTCACGGCCGTTGACCTGGGCCTCTTCCGGCTCCTTGTTGAAGCCGAAGCAGGGTCCACAGGGTCCCTGACTTTGGCCGAGCTTGCGGCAAAGACGGGCGCTGAGGCGGCACTTCTACTCCGACTTCTTCGCTATCTTGCCTCCATCGGACTCGTCGACCAGGTGTCAAAGGACGCTTTCAAGGCAAACCATGGCTCCAGAAACATGACAGCCAAGGTGGCCGAATCGGGTCTGAGGCATTACTTCTACACCTGCTGCCCCGAGTATTTCGCCCTCCCGGACCATCTAAAGCGCACGGGCTACAAAAACGCCAACGACGAGACGCAAACGGCCTGGCACGATGCCTTCAAGACCGACAAGGGCCCCTTCACTTGGTTCGCCGACAAACCGGACAACATGTCCTACTTCAACGACTACATGGCCTTCCGCCGCGGGCCCGAGCTCGGCTGGCTCTCCGTCTACCCGGTCCGCGAGCAAGTCCCCGAGTCCTGGCCGGCAGACCGGCCGCTCTACGTCAACATCGGCGGCAACATCGGGCACCAGTGCGCCGAGTTCCGCGACAAGTTCCCGGCCGACGTCCTCCCCGGCCGGGTCATCCTGCAGGACCTTCCGCACTCCATCGCGGCCGCCCTTGCGACGCCCGGTGTCGAAAATACGGTCCATGACTTTTTCAAGCCGCAGCCCGTCAGGGGGGCCAAGTTTTACTTTTTGCGTGGCGTGTTCCACAACCACCCGGACCACAAGGtcaagctgctgctgaagcagACAATGGACGCGATGACGGAGGAGTCGATCATGTTAATTGACGAGATCATCCCCCCTGCGATCGGCACAGGGCTGGACGCGGCAGCTCATGATATCACGATGCTTGCGGCGTTTGCTGGTGCCGAGAGGTCCGAGGAGCAGTGGAAGGGgctgtttggggaggttgggctGCGGTTGGTCAGGACATATGTGTACAATGAAGCTAGTTATGAGAGCGTGATGGACGTTCGGTTGCTTTGA
- a CDS encoding hypothetical protein (EggNog:ENOG50KOG0157; SMCOG1034:cytochrome P450; antiSMASH:Cluster_2; COG:Q) — translation MYVVSIDFGCGLATAQTGRGESIHTLCSWIRSNPDKLNIELSACVAVMMVPFPVSSPATVLFCLIAVLVISRVVSNRKLRTKRENIVTIGVNIKNNTNGIISQTSALLRSLTSTSEWARNGYQRFSKTPIQRAFALPSMWTGSDVVVLPPALLASVLNRPEAELAAHHAQLDTIQLPYMMSDSDVYNNPIQYDVIRRTMSRQHVGSLAATTAKELQNAFSTYWSAPVKHDRDWATLDNWEACGKVFTRVAMLSLVGSPLGHDERLLDWARKYASSVITGTAFINCLPPGWIRSSAGPLFGIQARYYQSRCLRIMVPVIQERIWKLQSGAGQDVDDFLQSTILRCSRTGDPRQMDPQRIALRLLGLATMSIMGMVYVFTHCVADVYGMPDRKREELLAALEAECKREARPDEGVTFSLLDSTLNESMRLNNISVTSLARDVAVDSLHIPGVEKAGGDAGGISYTLPRGSRIVFPTQEMHRDEGVYGRNPEEFDPFRFYREFQTEGGRFDDMCKGLLVFGYGKHACPGRHYAMQTLRQTLAYLVLNYDVALVGPVDADGGHALRGKRQTLLNVNVPNVDLKIRVRRKR, via the coding sequence ATGTATGTTGTTAGTATCGATTTTGGTTGCGGGTTAGCAACAGCCCAAACTGGAAGAGGGGAGAGCATACATACCCTGTGCTCATGGATCCGAAGTAACCCAGACAAGCTCAACATTGAGCTCTCAGCTTGCGTTGCGGTCATGATGGTGCCATTTCCAGTATCCTCGCCGGCTACGGTTCTATTCTGCTTGATAGCTGTTCTGGTTATCTCACGGGTGGTCTCGAACCGAAAGCTACGAACCAAGCGAGAGAACATCGTGACGATCGGTGTCAACAtcaaaaacaacacaaaTGGCATCATTAGCCAGACGTCAGCGCTTCTTCGCTCTCTCACTTCAACATCAGAGTGGGCTCGGAATGGGTACCAACGCTTTTCAAAGACCCCTATTCAGAGGGCCTTTGCACTACCCAGCATGTGGACGGGATCTGacgtggtggtgctgccTCCGGCTCTGCTCGCATCTGTTCTCAACCGACCAGAGGCCGAGCTTGCCGCACATCACGCCCAGCTCGACACGATTCAGCTGCCGTACATGATGAGCGACTCGGATGTCTACAACAATCCAATCCAGTATGACGTTATCCGCCGGACCATGTCCCGCCAGCATGTTGGTTCACTTGCGGCAACAACGGCAAAGGAGTTGCAGAATGCCTTTTCGACCTACTGGTCCGCCCCAGTCAAGCATGACCGGGACTGGGCAACACTTGACAACTGGGAGGCTTGTGGTAAAGTTTTCACCCGTGTAGCCATGCTATCACTCGTCGGCTCTCCGCTCGGTCATGACGAGAGGTTACTCGACTGGGCCCGCAAATATGCCAGCTCGGTGAttaccggtaccgcctttaTCAACTGCCTCCCTCCGGGCTGGATTCGATCAAGTGCAGGGCCCTTGTTTGGGATCCAAGCAAGGTACTACCAGTCTCGCTGCCTCCGAATAATGGTTCCCGTCATACAGGAGAGGATCTGGAAGCTCCAGAGTGGTGCCGGGCAGGATGTGGATGACTTCCTCCAGTCGACCATCCTGCGTTGCTCTCGAACGGGAGATCCCCGGCAGATGGACCCCCAGCGCATCGCTCTTAGGCTCCTCGGCCTGGCCACCATGTCCATCATGGGCATGGTGTACGTTTTCACGCACTGCGTTGCTGATGTGTACGGAATGCCTGACCGCAAGCGAGAAGAGCTGCTCGCCGCGCTCGAGGCGGAATGCAAGCGGGAAGCCAGGCCAGACGAAGGTGTCACGTTTTCTCTTCTCGACTCAACCTTGAACGAGTCCATGCGTCTCAACAATATCAGCGTCACCAGTTTGGCACGGGATGTGGCCGTTGATAGCCTTCATATCCCGGGTGTTGAAAAggcgggtggtgatgctggcggTATTTCCTACACGTTGCCACGCGGTTCCCGCATCGTCTTTCCAACACAGGAGATGCAtagggatgagggggtgtATGGGCGTAACCCGGAGGAGTTTGATCCCTTCCGGTTCTATCGAGAGTTTCAGACAGAAGGGGGGAGATTCGATGATATGTGTAAGGGTCTGCTGGTGTTTGGGTATGGAAAGCACGCCTGTCCAGGCAGGCACTACGCTATGCAGACGCTGAGGCAGACTCTGGCATATCTGGTGCTCAATTACGATGTTGCGTTGGTTGGCCCAGTCGATGCTGATGGGGGGCATGCCTTGAGAGGGAAGAGGCAAACGCTGTTGAACGTGAACGTGCCCAACGTAGATCTCAAGATCCGCGTCAGGCGCAAGAGATAG